Proteins co-encoded in one Ciconia boyciana chromosome 14, ASM3463844v1, whole genome shotgun sequence genomic window:
- the SALL4 gene encoding sal-like protein 4 isoform X5, whose product MSRRKQAKPQHINSEEQPPDAASGSPQDVPGDGDGEMSSKRCRTEETKICEKCCAEFFDLSEFLEHKKNCTKNPPVLIMNDSEGTVPPESFSEASLGSFPSDRMDSRTRKDIQAKGCTGSMEKREGKMDAESVGGMYLKIEPPVTPAAPGLSYLPKSKVPNTNVTLQTIRGTKVAVNQRTSDAISSSAASFNAIPMILEQLVCLQQQQLQQIQLTEQIRIQIAMMAPHALHPSIAAATDPLKALGAHMSQQLSAAVALIGQKAGSQSLSLESLKQGKLPHSNTGVAAAGSLAAGLSSSFPLKPEASRSLPGSISRFPNPLLPQSSNSVIFQNPLSAVSSVIDSSKKGKGKPPNISVSESKPNAEEPFFKHKCKFCGKVFGNDSALQIHLRSHTGERPYKCNICGNRFTTKGNLKVHFQRHKDKYPHIKMNPYPVPEHLDNVPTSTGIPYGMSVPLDESNLIVDSKPLLTTLPTSAATSAPQTVSNLAGIKESLPGTFSSDLQSRPSPESEGGSSSSGAVGHESGTEQSLSSPQATCSVSIFHVSGSNEQGSETSKLQQLVENIDKSTADPNECLICHRVLSCQSSLKMHYRTHTGERPFKCKICGRAFSTKGNLKTHYGVHRANTPLKMQHSCPICQKKFTNAVVLQQHIRMHMGGQIPNTPMPENTCDATDGDPTVAEKNGDISRPGETVESIEMEEDLDSQDGPRSSSKPPTPYDAQSESPATAATFSGIAALENQMKIVNSALNLQRQSSLKSSDNGSAESDGMTNDSSSVAGDPDYQNGRSPAASESASLQALSPANSQAESIRSKSPSFNNQEDTGTGNKSEGPENASAEMEGVVGALDLTYGNIGRKVIKEEPGLHFANGEYGRSSIPAAFVRAPPALIKMEMPSERPISTSHFIGPPALSPGVAPLLVPRPKFCRPAKQHICTTCGKNFSSASALQIHERTHTGEKPFACTICGRAFTTKGNLKVHVGTHMWNNSARRGRRLSIDNPMALLGNDPKKDSPSSVVPKLLIPKMCSFS is encoded by the exons ATGTCGCGACGGAAGCAGGCGAAGCCCCAGCACATCAACTCCGAGGAGCAGCCCCCAGATGCTGCAAGTG ggaGTCCACAAGACGTCCCAGGTGACGGAGATGGTGAAATGAGTTCCAAAAGGTGTCGCACGGaggaaactaaaatctgtgagAAATGCTGTGCAGAATTCTTTGATCTCTCTGAATTCCTTGAGCATAAGAAAAATTGCACTAAAAATCCACCTGTTCTAATCATGAATGACAGTGAGGGAACAGTACCCCCTGAAAGCTTCTCTGAAGCTTCTCTAGGGAGCTTTCCAAGTGATCGAATGGATAGCAGGACACGCAAGGACATTCAGGCAAAGGGCTGCACTGGTTCtatggaaaagagagaaggaaaaatggatGCTGAGTCGGTAGGAGGAATGTACCTTAAAATAGAACCCCCCGTCAcgcctgcagctcctgggctAAGCTATCTACCAAAATCCAAAGTACCAAACACTAACGTGACTTTGCAGACAATACGGGGCACTAAAGTGGCTGTTAACCAGCGGACCTCCGATGCCATCTCTTCTTCAGCAGCCAGTTTCAATGCTATCCCCATGATCCTGGAGCAGCTCGtgtgtttgcagcagcagcaactccAGCAAATTCAGTTGACGGAGCAAATTCGCATTCAGATTGCCATGATGGCTCCCCATGCCCTGCATCCTTCTATAGCAGCTGCTACTGATCCACTAAAAGCTCTGGGCGCTCACATGTCTCAGCAGCTGTCGGCTGCTGTTGCTTTAATCGGACAAAAAGCTGGAAGCCAGAGCCTATCACTGGAATCCTTGAAGCAAGGAAAACTACCTCATTCTAACACTGGCGTTGCGGCCGCCGGCTCGCTGGCTGCtgggctctcctcctccttccccttgaAGCCGGAGGCAAGCAGAAGCCTCCCCGGCTCCATTTCTCGGTTCCCGAATCCTTTGCTACCTCAGTCCTCCAACTCCGTCATCTTCCAAAATCCGCTTTCGGCTGTTTCTTCTGTAATAGATTCCTcaaagaaggggaagggaaaaccTCCCAACATTAGTGTGTCTGAAAGCAAACCGAATGCAGAAGAGCCGTTCTTCAAACACAAGTGTAAATTCTGCGGCAAGGTCTTTGGCAATGACAGTGCCCTGCAGATTCACCTCCGTTCCCACACCGGTGAAAGACCCTACAAGTGTAACATTTGTGGTAACCGCTTTACAACCAAAGGAAACCTTAAAGTGCATTTTCAGCGTCACAAAGACAAATACCCCCACATAAAGATGAATCCTTACCCAGTTCCTGAGCACCTGGACAATGTTCCCACTAGCACTGGAATCCCGTATGGGATGTCTGTGCCACTGGATGAGTCCAACCTAATTGTGGATAGCAAACCTCTCCTAACAACTCTGCCTACCTCTGCGGCCACCAGTGCACCTCAGACCGTCTCCAACCTAGCAGGCATTAAGGAGTCTCTGCCTGGTACGTTCTCAAGTGACCTGCAGTCAAGGCCTTCTCCAGAAAGTGAGGGTGGCTCTTCCTCATCAGGGGCGGTCGGTCATGAATCGGGAACAGAGCAGAGCTTGAGTTCACCACAAGCTACCTGCAGCGTGAGCATCTTCCATGTAAGCGGGTCAAACGAGCAAGGCTCAGAAACATCGAAGCTTCAGCAGCTGGTTGAAAATATCGACAAATCCACTGCTGACCCCAATGAGTGCCTGATCTGTCACAGAGTGCTGAGCTGCCAGAGTTCACTCAAAATGCATTACCGTACTCACACTGGAGAGAGGCCATTCAAGTGTAAAATCTGTGGCCGTGCCTTCTCCACTAAAGGGAACCTTAAAACTCATTATGGTGTCCACCGGGCCAATACGCCTTTGAAGATGCAGCATTCGTGTCCTATTTGCCAGAAGAAGTTTACAAACGCAGTTGTGTTGCAGCAGCATATCCGCATGCATATGGGGGGACAAATACCCAATACACCAATGCCGGAAAACACCTGTGACGCTACTGATGGGGATCCTACTGTGGCTGAGAAGAATGGAGACATCAGTCGCCCAGGCGAGACCGTGGAAAGCATAGAGATGGAAGAGGACTTGGACTCTCAGGATGGCCCTAGGAGTTCTTCAAAACCTCCTACTCCGTACGATGCACAATCAGAATCACCAGCCACGGCAGCCACCTTCTCTGGTATTGCAGCACTGGAGAATCAAATGAAGATCGTCAACTCTGCTTTGAACTTGCAGCGGCAAAGCAGCTTGAAGTCTAGTGACAATGGGTCAGCAGAAAGTGATGGCATGACAAATGATTCGTCTTCTGTGGCAGGAGATCCAGATTATCAGAACGGCAGGAGTCCTGCTGCCTCCGAGTCTGCATCGCTCCAGGCTCTGTCCCCAGCCAACAGCCAAGCTGAGAGCATAAGGTCAAAGTCACCTAGCTTCAACAATCAAGAAGATACAGGCACGGGAAACAAATCTGAGGGTCCTGAGAACGCTTCTGCAGAAATGGAAGGGGTCGtcggtgctttggatttaacTTACGGCAATATTGGTCGAAAGGTCATTAAAGAAGAACCTGGGTTACACTTTGCAAATGGAGAATATG gtCGAAGTAGTATTCCAGCTGCTTTTGTTAGAGCCCCACCAGCCCTCATAAAAATGGAGATGCCCAGCGAGCGTCCCATTAGCACTAGCCATTTCATTGGCCCACCAGCTCTCTCCCCTGGTGTTGCCCCTCTCCTCGTGCCACGACCGAAATTCTGCCGTCCCGCCAAACAGCACATCTGCACTACGTGTGGGAAGAACTTCTCCTCTGCCAGCGCCCTTCAGATTCATGAACGGACCCATACTGGTGAAAAGCCATTTGCCTGCACCATCTGTGGGAGAGCCTTTACAACAAAAGGAAACCTGAAG GTCCATGTAGGAACTCACATGTGGAATAACTCTGCCAGGCGGGGAAGAAGGCTTTCGATTGATAACCCCATGGCTCTGCTGGGGAACGATCCCAAGAAG GACAGTCCTTCAAGTGTAGTGCCAAAACTCCTCATTCCAAAGATGTGCAGTTTTTCctag
- the SALL4 gene encoding sal-like protein 4 isoform X6, translated as MSRRKQAKPQHINSEEQPPDAASGSPQDVPGDGDGEMSSKRCRTEETKICEKCCAEFFDLSEFLEHKKNCTKNPPVLIMNDSEGTVPPESFSEASLGSFPSDRMDSRTRKDIQAKGCTGSMEKREGKMDAESVGGMYLKIEPPVTPAAPGLSYLPKSKVPNTNVTLQTIRGTKVAVNQRTSDAISSSAASFNAIPMILEQLVCLQQQQLQQIQLTEQIRIQIAMMAPHALHPSIAAATDPLKALGAHMSQQLSAAVALIGQKAGSQSLSLESLKQGKLPHSNTGVAAAGSLAAGLSSSFPLKPEASRSLPGSISRFPNPLLPQSSNSVIFQNPLSAVSSVIDSSKKGKGKPPNISVSESKPNAEEPFFKHKCKFCGKVFGNDSALQIHLRSHTGERPYKCNICGNRFTTKGNLKVHFQRHKDKYPHIKMNPYPVPEHLDNVPTSTGIPYGMSVPLDESNLIVDSKPLLTTLPTSAATSAPQTVSNLAGIKESLPGTFSSDLQSRPSPESEGGSSSSGAVGHESGTEQSLSSPQATCSVSIFHVSGSNEQGSETSKLQQLVENIDKSTADPNECLICHRVLSCQSSLKMHYRTHTGERPFKCKICGRAFSTKGNLKTHYGVHRANTPLKMQHSCPICQKKFTNAVVLQQHIRMHMGGQIPNTPMPENTCDATDGDPTVAEKNGDISRPGETVESIEMEEDLDSQDGPRSSSKPPTPYDAQSESPATAATFSGIAALENQMKIVNSALNLQRQSSLKSSDNGSAESDGMTNDSSSVAGDPDYQNGRSPAASESASLQALSPANSQAESIRSKSPSFNNQEDTGTGNKSEGPENASAEMEGVVGALDLTYGNIGRKVIKEEPGLHFANGEYGRSSIPAAFVRAPPALIKMEMPSERPISTSHFIGPPALSPGVAPLLVPRPKFCRPAKQHICTTCGKNFSSASALQIHERTHTGEKPFACTICGRAFTTKGNLKVHVGTHMWNNSARRGRRLSIDNPMALLGNDPKKL; from the exons ATGTCGCGACGGAAGCAGGCGAAGCCCCAGCACATCAACTCCGAGGAGCAGCCCCCAGATGCTGCAAGTG ggaGTCCACAAGACGTCCCAGGTGACGGAGATGGTGAAATGAGTTCCAAAAGGTGTCGCACGGaggaaactaaaatctgtgagAAATGCTGTGCAGAATTCTTTGATCTCTCTGAATTCCTTGAGCATAAGAAAAATTGCACTAAAAATCCACCTGTTCTAATCATGAATGACAGTGAGGGAACAGTACCCCCTGAAAGCTTCTCTGAAGCTTCTCTAGGGAGCTTTCCAAGTGATCGAATGGATAGCAGGACACGCAAGGACATTCAGGCAAAGGGCTGCACTGGTTCtatggaaaagagagaaggaaaaatggatGCTGAGTCGGTAGGAGGAATGTACCTTAAAATAGAACCCCCCGTCAcgcctgcagctcctgggctAAGCTATCTACCAAAATCCAAAGTACCAAACACTAACGTGACTTTGCAGACAATACGGGGCACTAAAGTGGCTGTTAACCAGCGGACCTCCGATGCCATCTCTTCTTCAGCAGCCAGTTTCAATGCTATCCCCATGATCCTGGAGCAGCTCGtgtgtttgcagcagcagcaactccAGCAAATTCAGTTGACGGAGCAAATTCGCATTCAGATTGCCATGATGGCTCCCCATGCCCTGCATCCTTCTATAGCAGCTGCTACTGATCCACTAAAAGCTCTGGGCGCTCACATGTCTCAGCAGCTGTCGGCTGCTGTTGCTTTAATCGGACAAAAAGCTGGAAGCCAGAGCCTATCACTGGAATCCTTGAAGCAAGGAAAACTACCTCATTCTAACACTGGCGTTGCGGCCGCCGGCTCGCTGGCTGCtgggctctcctcctccttccccttgaAGCCGGAGGCAAGCAGAAGCCTCCCCGGCTCCATTTCTCGGTTCCCGAATCCTTTGCTACCTCAGTCCTCCAACTCCGTCATCTTCCAAAATCCGCTTTCGGCTGTTTCTTCTGTAATAGATTCCTcaaagaaggggaagggaaaaccTCCCAACATTAGTGTGTCTGAAAGCAAACCGAATGCAGAAGAGCCGTTCTTCAAACACAAGTGTAAATTCTGCGGCAAGGTCTTTGGCAATGACAGTGCCCTGCAGATTCACCTCCGTTCCCACACCGGTGAAAGACCCTACAAGTGTAACATTTGTGGTAACCGCTTTACAACCAAAGGAAACCTTAAAGTGCATTTTCAGCGTCACAAAGACAAATACCCCCACATAAAGATGAATCCTTACCCAGTTCCTGAGCACCTGGACAATGTTCCCACTAGCACTGGAATCCCGTATGGGATGTCTGTGCCACTGGATGAGTCCAACCTAATTGTGGATAGCAAACCTCTCCTAACAACTCTGCCTACCTCTGCGGCCACCAGTGCACCTCAGACCGTCTCCAACCTAGCAGGCATTAAGGAGTCTCTGCCTGGTACGTTCTCAAGTGACCTGCAGTCAAGGCCTTCTCCAGAAAGTGAGGGTGGCTCTTCCTCATCAGGGGCGGTCGGTCATGAATCGGGAACAGAGCAGAGCTTGAGTTCACCACAAGCTACCTGCAGCGTGAGCATCTTCCATGTAAGCGGGTCAAACGAGCAAGGCTCAGAAACATCGAAGCTTCAGCAGCTGGTTGAAAATATCGACAAATCCACTGCTGACCCCAATGAGTGCCTGATCTGTCACAGAGTGCTGAGCTGCCAGAGTTCACTCAAAATGCATTACCGTACTCACACTGGAGAGAGGCCATTCAAGTGTAAAATCTGTGGCCGTGCCTTCTCCACTAAAGGGAACCTTAAAACTCATTATGGTGTCCACCGGGCCAATACGCCTTTGAAGATGCAGCATTCGTGTCCTATTTGCCAGAAGAAGTTTACAAACGCAGTTGTGTTGCAGCAGCATATCCGCATGCATATGGGGGGACAAATACCCAATACACCAATGCCGGAAAACACCTGTGACGCTACTGATGGGGATCCTACTGTGGCTGAGAAGAATGGAGACATCAGTCGCCCAGGCGAGACCGTGGAAAGCATAGAGATGGAAGAGGACTTGGACTCTCAGGATGGCCCTAGGAGTTCTTCAAAACCTCCTACTCCGTACGATGCACAATCAGAATCACCAGCCACGGCAGCCACCTTCTCTGGTATTGCAGCACTGGAGAATCAAATGAAGATCGTCAACTCTGCTTTGAACTTGCAGCGGCAAAGCAGCTTGAAGTCTAGTGACAATGGGTCAGCAGAAAGTGATGGCATGACAAATGATTCGTCTTCTGTGGCAGGAGATCCAGATTATCAGAACGGCAGGAGTCCTGCTGCCTCCGAGTCTGCATCGCTCCAGGCTCTGTCCCCAGCCAACAGCCAAGCTGAGAGCATAAGGTCAAAGTCACCTAGCTTCAACAATCAAGAAGATACAGGCACGGGAAACAAATCTGAGGGTCCTGAGAACGCTTCTGCAGAAATGGAAGGGGTCGtcggtgctttggatttaacTTACGGCAATATTGGTCGAAAGGTCATTAAAGAAGAACCTGGGTTACACTTTGCAAATGGAGAATATG gtCGAAGTAGTATTCCAGCTGCTTTTGTTAGAGCCCCACCAGCCCTCATAAAAATGGAGATGCCCAGCGAGCGTCCCATTAGCACTAGCCATTTCATTGGCCCACCAGCTCTCTCCCCTGGTGTTGCCCCTCTCCTCGTGCCACGACCGAAATTCTGCCGTCCCGCCAAACAGCACATCTGCACTACGTGTGGGAAGAACTTCTCCTCTGCCAGCGCCCTTCAGATTCATGAACGGACCCATACTGGTGAAAAGCCATTTGCCTGCACCATCTGTGGGAGAGCCTTTACAACAAAAGGAAACCTGAAG GTCCATGTAGGAACTCACATGTGGAATAACTCTGCCAGGCGGGGAAGAAGGCTTTCGATTGATAACCCCATGGCTCTGCTGGGGAACGATCCCAAGAAG ttGTAG
- the SALL4 gene encoding sal-like protein 4 isoform X1 — translation MSRRKQAKPQHINSEEQPPDAASGSPQDVPGDGDGEMSSKRCRTEETKICEKCCAEFFDLSEFLEHKKNCTKNPPVLIMNDSEGTVPPESFSEASLGSFPSDRMDSRTRKDIQAKGCTGSMEKREGKMDAESVGGMYLKIEPPVTPAAPGLSYLPKSKVPNTNVTLQTIRGTKVAVNQRTSDAISSSAASFNAIPMILEQLVCLQQQQLQQIQLTEQIRIQIAMMAPHALHPSIAAATDPLKALGAHMSQQLSAAVALIGQKAGSQSLSLESLKQGKLPHSNTGVAAAGSLAAGLSSSFPLKPEASRSLPGSISRFPNPLLPQSSNSVIFQNPLSAVSSVIDSSKKGKGKPPNISVSESKPNAEEPFFKHKCKFCGKVFGNDSALQIHLRSHTGERPYKCNICGNRFTTKGNLKVHFQRHKDKYPHIKMNPYPVPEHLDNVPTSTGIPYGMSVPLDESNLIVDSKPLLTTLPTSAATSAPQTVSNLAGIKESLPGTFSSDLQSRPSPESEGGSSSSGAVGHESGTEQSLSSPQATCSVSIFHVSGSNEQGSETSKLQQLVENIDKSTADPNECLICHRVLSCQSSLKMHYRTHTGERPFKCKICGRAFSTKGNLKTHYGVHRANTPLKMQHSCPICQKKFTNAVVLQQHIRMHMGGQIPNTPMPENTCDATDGDPTVAEKNGDISRPGETVESIEMEEDLDSQDGPRSSSKPPTPYDAQSESPATAATFSGIAALENQMKIVNSALNLQRQSSLKSSDNGSAESDGMTNDSSSVAGDPDYQNGRSPAASESASLQALSPANSQAESIRSKSPSFNNQEDTGTGNKSEGPENASAEMEGVVGALDLTYGNIGRKVIKEEPGLHFANGEYGRSSIPAAFVRAPPALIKMEMPSERPISTSHFIGPPALSPGVAPLLVPRPKFCRPAKQHICTTCGKNFSSASALQIHERTHTGEKPFACTICGRAFTTKGNLKVHVGTHMWNNSARRGRRLSIDNPMALLGNDPKKVSEMFPKDIIPPSVSIDPTVWNQYAAVLSNGIAMKTNEISVIQSGGLPTLPVTIGGGSAINTATVSKIDGTQSGTGSDTEKASGAAADNVPKHQFPHFMEENKIAVS, via the exons ATGTCGCGACGGAAGCAGGCGAAGCCCCAGCACATCAACTCCGAGGAGCAGCCCCCAGATGCTGCAAGTG ggaGTCCACAAGACGTCCCAGGTGACGGAGATGGTGAAATGAGTTCCAAAAGGTGTCGCACGGaggaaactaaaatctgtgagAAATGCTGTGCAGAATTCTTTGATCTCTCTGAATTCCTTGAGCATAAGAAAAATTGCACTAAAAATCCACCTGTTCTAATCATGAATGACAGTGAGGGAACAGTACCCCCTGAAAGCTTCTCTGAAGCTTCTCTAGGGAGCTTTCCAAGTGATCGAATGGATAGCAGGACACGCAAGGACATTCAGGCAAAGGGCTGCACTGGTTCtatggaaaagagagaaggaaaaatggatGCTGAGTCGGTAGGAGGAATGTACCTTAAAATAGAACCCCCCGTCAcgcctgcagctcctgggctAAGCTATCTACCAAAATCCAAAGTACCAAACACTAACGTGACTTTGCAGACAATACGGGGCACTAAAGTGGCTGTTAACCAGCGGACCTCCGATGCCATCTCTTCTTCAGCAGCCAGTTTCAATGCTATCCCCATGATCCTGGAGCAGCTCGtgtgtttgcagcagcagcaactccAGCAAATTCAGTTGACGGAGCAAATTCGCATTCAGATTGCCATGATGGCTCCCCATGCCCTGCATCCTTCTATAGCAGCTGCTACTGATCCACTAAAAGCTCTGGGCGCTCACATGTCTCAGCAGCTGTCGGCTGCTGTTGCTTTAATCGGACAAAAAGCTGGAAGCCAGAGCCTATCACTGGAATCCTTGAAGCAAGGAAAACTACCTCATTCTAACACTGGCGTTGCGGCCGCCGGCTCGCTGGCTGCtgggctctcctcctccttccccttgaAGCCGGAGGCAAGCAGAAGCCTCCCCGGCTCCATTTCTCGGTTCCCGAATCCTTTGCTACCTCAGTCCTCCAACTCCGTCATCTTCCAAAATCCGCTTTCGGCTGTTTCTTCTGTAATAGATTCCTcaaagaaggggaagggaaaaccTCCCAACATTAGTGTGTCTGAAAGCAAACCGAATGCAGAAGAGCCGTTCTTCAAACACAAGTGTAAATTCTGCGGCAAGGTCTTTGGCAATGACAGTGCCCTGCAGATTCACCTCCGTTCCCACACCGGTGAAAGACCCTACAAGTGTAACATTTGTGGTAACCGCTTTACAACCAAAGGAAACCTTAAAGTGCATTTTCAGCGTCACAAAGACAAATACCCCCACATAAAGATGAATCCTTACCCAGTTCCTGAGCACCTGGACAATGTTCCCACTAGCACTGGAATCCCGTATGGGATGTCTGTGCCACTGGATGAGTCCAACCTAATTGTGGATAGCAAACCTCTCCTAACAACTCTGCCTACCTCTGCGGCCACCAGTGCACCTCAGACCGTCTCCAACCTAGCAGGCATTAAGGAGTCTCTGCCTGGTACGTTCTCAAGTGACCTGCAGTCAAGGCCTTCTCCAGAAAGTGAGGGTGGCTCTTCCTCATCAGGGGCGGTCGGTCATGAATCGGGAACAGAGCAGAGCTTGAGTTCACCACAAGCTACCTGCAGCGTGAGCATCTTCCATGTAAGCGGGTCAAACGAGCAAGGCTCAGAAACATCGAAGCTTCAGCAGCTGGTTGAAAATATCGACAAATCCACTGCTGACCCCAATGAGTGCCTGATCTGTCACAGAGTGCTGAGCTGCCAGAGTTCACTCAAAATGCATTACCGTACTCACACTGGAGAGAGGCCATTCAAGTGTAAAATCTGTGGCCGTGCCTTCTCCACTAAAGGGAACCTTAAAACTCATTATGGTGTCCACCGGGCCAATACGCCTTTGAAGATGCAGCATTCGTGTCCTATTTGCCAGAAGAAGTTTACAAACGCAGTTGTGTTGCAGCAGCATATCCGCATGCATATGGGGGGACAAATACCCAATACACCAATGCCGGAAAACACCTGTGACGCTACTGATGGGGATCCTACTGTGGCTGAGAAGAATGGAGACATCAGTCGCCCAGGCGAGACCGTGGAAAGCATAGAGATGGAAGAGGACTTGGACTCTCAGGATGGCCCTAGGAGTTCTTCAAAACCTCCTACTCCGTACGATGCACAATCAGAATCACCAGCCACGGCAGCCACCTTCTCTGGTATTGCAGCACTGGAGAATCAAATGAAGATCGTCAACTCTGCTTTGAACTTGCAGCGGCAAAGCAGCTTGAAGTCTAGTGACAATGGGTCAGCAGAAAGTGATGGCATGACAAATGATTCGTCTTCTGTGGCAGGAGATCCAGATTATCAGAACGGCAGGAGTCCTGCTGCCTCCGAGTCTGCATCGCTCCAGGCTCTGTCCCCAGCCAACAGCCAAGCTGAGAGCATAAGGTCAAAGTCACCTAGCTTCAACAATCAAGAAGATACAGGCACGGGAAACAAATCTGAGGGTCCTGAGAACGCTTCTGCAGAAATGGAAGGGGTCGtcggtgctttggatttaacTTACGGCAATATTGGTCGAAAGGTCATTAAAGAAGAACCTGGGTTACACTTTGCAAATGGAGAATATG gtCGAAGTAGTATTCCAGCTGCTTTTGTTAGAGCCCCACCAGCCCTCATAAAAATGGAGATGCCCAGCGAGCGTCCCATTAGCACTAGCCATTTCATTGGCCCACCAGCTCTCTCCCCTGGTGTTGCCCCTCTCCTCGTGCCACGACCGAAATTCTGCCGTCCCGCCAAACAGCACATCTGCACTACGTGTGGGAAGAACTTCTCCTCTGCCAGCGCCCTTCAGATTCATGAACGGACCCATACTGGTGAAAAGCCATTTGCCTGCACCATCTGTGGGAGAGCCTTTACAACAAAAGGAAACCTGAAG GTCCATGTAGGAACTCACATGTGGAATAACTCTGCCAGGCGGGGAAGAAGGCTTTCGATTGATAACCCCATGGCTCTGCTGGGGAACGATCCCAAGAAGGTATCTGAAATGTTTCCAAAGGATATAATTCCTCCTTCAGTGAGCATTGACCCCACAGTATGGAATCAGTATGCAGCGGTACTCAGCAATGGCATAGCAATGAAGACTAATGAGATCTCGGTGATCCAGAGCGGTGGCTTACCTACCCTTCCAGTCACCATTGGGGGTGGTTCGGCAATAAATACTGCTACGGTCTCCAAAATAGATGGGACCCAGTCTGGGACTGGTTCTGATACGGAGAAGGCcagtggtgctgctgcagacaaTGTGCCAAAACACCAGTTCCCTCACTTCATGGAGGAGAACAAAATTGCTGTTAGTTAA